The proteins below come from a single Tissierella sp. MB52-C2 genomic window:
- a CDS encoding alpha/beta fold hydrolase: protein MIEEMIELDHIGINVRYSLNDKSVVLFLHFSGGNLNMWEGILPQFQNKYGIIVPDFRGHGKSDKPLTGYHIDDMANDIYLLLEKLNVKRCHIVGSSMGAEIGLSLAASHPRARPIPHM from the coding sequence ATGATAGAGGAAATGATTGAGTTAGATCATATAGGGATTAATGTACGATATTCATTAAATGATAAATCAGTTGTTTTATTTCTCCACTTTAGTGGAGGGAATTTGAATATGTGGGAAGGCATTTTACCGCAATTTCAAAATAAATACGGTATCATTGTTCCTGATTTCAGAGGACATGGCAAATCCGATAAACCCTTAACAGGGTATCATATAGACGATATGGCAAACGATATTTATTTATTGTTAGAGAAACTAAACGTAAAGCGCTGCCATATAGTAGGTAGCTCAATGGGGGCTGAGATTGGACTTAGTTTAGCTGCATCACACCCCCGAGCTCGTCCTATCCCTCATATGTGA
- a CDS encoding NUDIX domain-containing protein, with translation MELLAKPGVGGIIEKNIDGIDYMLIQDRCKDEATLEYGLLEIPAGKIRKFENIFDCLRREIREETGLKVTNIKGESEAIVLESNGYKVLNYTPFSCSQNIQGTYPIMVQIFICNADGELLNKSNETKNIRWIPLIELKELLEDDKSLFYPMHITTLERYLKTKLNY, from the coding sequence ATGGAGTTACTTGCGAAGCCAGGAGTAGGTGGAATAATAGAGAAAAATATTGATGGAATAGATTATATGTTAATTCAAGATAGGTGCAAGGATGAAGCTACATTGGAGTATGGGCTGTTAGAAATTCCTGCCGGGAAAATAAGAAAATTTGAGAATATTTTCGATTGTTTGAGAAGAGAGATTCGGGAGGAAACGGGATTAAAAGTTACAAATATTAAAGGTGAAAGCGAAGCAATAGTTTTAGAATCTAATGGATATAAAGTGCTAAACTATACTCCATTTTCTTGTAGCCAAAATATTCAAGGAACATATCCAATAATGGTGCAAATATTTATATGTAACGCTGATGGAGAACTATTAAACAAGAGTAATGAAACCAAAAATATTAGATGGATACCGTTAATAGAATTGAAGGAATTATTAGAAGATGATAAGAGTCTATTTTATCCAATGCATATTACTACTTTAGAAAGATATTTAAAAACTAAATTAAACTATTAA